TTGTTATGACAGTACGTAATTACTTTTCAGCCTATTTTACATTGCAAAGCAAACTATTACTAGTatgataaattttataaaaatgctTAACTTAACATACCTTTTGTGTACATCATTTCTTATTGGTTTGTCCCAGAATGATCCTATATAAACTCTTGCTGTTTCTGGTGTGTGCATTATTCTGCCTAATGACCACATAAGAGCACCGTAAACTCTCATTAACTGCTGATGATCCACTGTATCAGCTTTATTAAGCACAATTCTAATTTTATCTGTGTGAATACGTAAAACTTCAATTGCCCTTTTAAATTCATCTGAGATATCAAGCTTATGCGCATCAAACAGAAGAATAATTTGGTCAACTCGTTCAGAAAACCATTCTAAGACACCTGTGAAGTCGTATCCTCGGTCAATATGATGCATTTCTCCAGACAAAATGCCTGGTGTATCAATAATTGATATTGACTTAAGAACTTCGTTATTCATCATTGAGCATtgaaatctgttcaaaaaattgtttccaaattttgaTAATGGTCTAAATTGCTTTTCCGGATCCATCACCAATGCATTACCAGGAATGATTCCTTCTTTCTCACCATGCATTACAACAATAAATTTGTCAGTGGTTGGTTCAGGACCAATCCGCATCCCCGGATATTCGTCATTTAGAAGGTATCTTACAAACGAAGTTTTTCCTGTGGAATACTGACCAATAAGTAAAACTGATGGTTTTGCTTTAAAATCAGATTCATACAGTTTTGGAGAGTGGAATTCATGGAACAAATATGTTTGCTCAAGAGGAAGCAGCTTCTTAGTATAAATTCTTTGGAGTCCTTCCAAAACATTTTCAAATACTTCTTCACTGTCCTGGTCCCTGCTAGTCCTGAAAATAAACATTGAGTAGCATGAATCTTCTCTGAATACTATTTAGATGTGGATAACGATAAATAATTCCACATTTGCagcatattttctttttattaaagtGACTTGTAAAAATTTAACGTAATTACTGTATGAGGTTTAATAAATGTTAATATCTCCAAATTAGCAGTATTGTTACTTTGGGAAAAAatgtctgaaatatttaatttacagttcacagtagaGACAAATGAACGGACTGTTTGCAACAGTGTGTGTATTCAGTAGAGGAAACAGCAGAGGGGAAAATAACCCCATAAAGATATAAATGAGACAAATAAGTGACAAATGAACTAATTACTTTAGATCAATATGCAAAGTATGCATGGTGGACTCAAATTATAATAATGCTCTGTATCAGAGAAAAACAATTGACTAGTTCCGCTAAATTAGTCCAGGGTGACTCAAAATCTGTTCTTGCCTTTTTTATTGTTACTCAGACCTGGAAAGCTGTGAGGTTGTGTGTGAGTCACTGACATTTCAGCCCTGACATTCCCATATACCTGTCCTAGCTCATTAGACAGAGCCATAACACATTCaaagcataaaattaaaaattgCATGGACCAAAAGTAACATTGAGAGACATAGAAAAAGAGTGAAAATGACACAAATATTATTAAAACTATGAAAACTGAGAAAACCAGAGTTACACATGCAGCAAACATCGCTAACATACTCCTCAACAATTTCATATATACTGTACAAAATTTCGTGTAGATCAGTGACAAAATAGGAACTCATAAACACCATTCAGAGACTAAAGTCAAAGAAGTCTGCAGGGGATGACGAAATGTCGAGTCATATGATAAAGCATGGAGGTGAGGAAATAGCTGAAGCATTGTTGGAAATGGCACACTGATCATTCAATGCAGGATTATTTccgagaaaattaaaaataaactaaataatGTCAGTATACAACAAGGGTGAAAGGATGACCCACATATTTACAGACTAGTATCTTTAATAACTGATTTCTCATAAATATCAGAGATGTTTTCTCACAGTGGATTGATTAAATTCCTAGAGAAATTCTGATTCTGGaacaacacattttaacaaaaggaaACTGTGCAGAAATGGCTCTGTCCAATTTGGAATTTGTGGCATATGTGCACATGCAGCACAATGGAAAAAATTGTATTTTGGCTACAGAAGTCAATATGTGAGAAAAGATATGGGATTCAAGTTGTAGCTCAGGGGCTTGTACTTGATTCACTATTATCCAAACTCCTTAGAAACAGTTTCAAAGTCAGTGACGAGAAAAGATATGTACTGTATGCTGATGAGATGACATTAGTAAGCATACAAAAAAACCTGAAAACAATTGAAAGAAGCGCATCTATTCAATAAACAAGGCATTGTGATTGCTTATACAGAATAACTTAATTGTAAATCTGGAAAAAAGACGACATTGTTCCCTAATAAAAGTAATGAAGGCCAAAAGGAAATATTTCTAGATGAAAATCCCTTACATTGTTTTTTCTTAAAATCTGGGTGAGTTAAATAAGTTTTTTACAACATATTGTAAtgttgtcgtcgtaactgccgtctgcgtcacgtctgaTGTGCAGCGAGcaacgttaatttaagtattaactgtatttttcttacttgtcacttcttccatgtgtttttgcttttaggaagctttaattgtcgagttctagtaatagtgttccatagatttcgtgtttgttttgaatacagtcagagagagtctctTCAGTCATCCATAGtcccagtagtgtcagtgtcgtcgtaactaccgtctgcttcacgtctgctgtgcagcgagctaccttaatttaagtattaactgtatttttcttacttttcacttcttcttccgtgtgtttttgcttttaggaagctttaattgtcgagtgctagtaatagtgttccatagatttcgtgtttgttttgaatacagccagagagagtccctttagtcaaccatagtgccagtagtgctagtgtttattttcaatgcagtccagagacaggtagtgctgtttttattgttttctacaagaagtgtctagcaaccacagtttagtcaactagcagccgcctttactgaattagcagtctagttaaaatttgattaactctctacagtaaattgatttcttaggatggataggatgtgtgactgctgtgtatggacgcaggaggagctggccactgttcacgaacagctgaacgtgttgatggccactgtaagccgtcttcaggctgctgcctcggagtgtagcagtGGGGAGTCCGGTGAGTCACATGGTACactccaggtgttacatgcttcacccactgtccctgctgtcgagacatattcgcgggtaccgggctcggttgggccaccctctcctcaaggggagtggcaggttcagcggTGTTCGCGACGCACgaagcggagggtcaatgtggaagctggctgtgtggcatcacccgctctgcctgtgaggggACATGTGACCGctgcttcagcaaggtccgagcaggcacacggggggaggggtttattagttattgggagctccaacgttaggcgggtgatggagctccttagggaaacagcggaaaggtcagggaagaaggccagtgttcactctgtctgtttTCCGGGGGGTTTCATCcgggatgtggaggaggccctgccggcggcgatagagagcactggctacacccgactgcaaattgttgctcatgtcggcactaatgactcctgccgtctgggttcagaggtcatcctcagttcgtacaggtggttggcggaattggtgaaggtggaaagcgtCGCTCGCGGGGtgcaatctgagctaactatttgtagtatcgttcccagaaccgatcgcggtcctgtggtttggagccgagtagaaggcttaaaccaaaggctgagacgattctgcggagatctggggtacaaatttctcgacctctgctatcgggtggagaaatgtagggtccccctgaataggtcaggcatgcactacacgccggaagcggttacaagggtaacggagtacgtgtggagtgcacatgtgggttttttaggttagagaattccctccctatgcCCGACaaaacgcctcctgagacgcggaaaggtaggagtaggcgaaatgcaacagggaataacaatattaacgtgctaatagtaaactgcaggagtgtctatagaaaggtcccagaactgctctcattaataaacggtcacaatgcccacatagtactagggacagaaagttggctgaaaccagacgtaaacagtaatgaaatcctaaactcagattggaatgtataccgcagagacaggctggacagtgaagggggaggcgtgtttatagcgataagaagtgcaatagtatcgaaggaaattgactgagatccgaaatgtgaaataatttgggtgaaggtcacggttaaagcaggctcagacatggtaattggatgtctctataggccccctggctcagcagctgttgtggctgagcacctgaaggataatttggaaaatatttcgagcagatttccctaccatgttataattctgagtggagattttaatttgccggatatagacagggagactcaaacgttcataacgggtggcagggacaaagaatccagtgaaatttttttaaatgctttatctgaaaactaccttgagcagttaaacagagaaccgactcgtggcgataacatattagaccttctggtgacaaacagacccgaactatttgaaacagttgacgcagaacagggagtcagcgatcataaagcggttactgcatcgatgatttcagccgtaaatagaaatattaaaaaaggtaggaagatttttctgtttagcaaaagtgacaaaaagcagattacagagtacctgacggctcaacatgaaagctttgtctcaagtacagatagtgttgaggatcagtggacaaagttctaaaccatcgtacaatatgcgttagatgagtatgtgccaagcaagatcgtaagagatggaagagagccaccgtggtacaacaaccgagttagaaaactgctgcggaagcaaagggaacttcacagcaaacataaatatagccaaagccttgcagacaaacaaaaattacgcgaagcgaaatgtagtgtgaggagggctatgcgagaggcgttcaatgaattcgaaagtaaagttctatgtactgacttggcagaaaatcctaagaaattttagtcttatgtcaaagcggtaggtggatcaaaacaaaatgtccagacactctgtgaccaaaatggtactgaaacagaggatgacagactgaaggccgaaatactagatgtctttttccaaagctgtttcacagaggaagactacactgtagttccttgtctagattgtcgcacagatgaaaaaatggtagatatcgaaatagacgacagagggatagagaaacaattaaaatcgctcaaaagaggtaaggtcgctggacctgatgggataccagttcgattttacacagagtacgcgaaggaacttgcccccttcttgcagcggtgtaccgtaggtctctagaagagcgtagcgttccaagggattggaaaacggcacaggccatccccgttttcaagaagggacgtcgaacagatgcgcagaactatagacctatatctctaacgtcgatcagttgtataattttggaacacttattattttcgagtataataacttttctggagactagaaatctactctgtaggaatcaccatgggtttcgaaaaagacggtcgtgtgaaacccaactcgggctattcgtccacgagactcagagggccatagacaagggttcacaggtagatgccgtgtttcctgacttccgcaaggtgttcgatacagttccccacagtcgtttaatgaacaaagtaagagcatatggactatcagaccaattgtgtgattggattgaagagttcctagataacagaacgcagcatgtcattctcaatggagagaagtcgtcCGAAGTAAGAatcatttcaggtgtgccgcagaggagtgtcgtaggaccgttgctattcacaatatacataaatgaccttgtggatgacatcggaagttcactgaggctttttgtgggtgATGctttggtatatcgagaggttgtaacaatggaaaattgtactgaaatgcaggaggatctgcagcgaattgacgcatggtgcagggaatggcaattgaatcacaatgtagacaagtgtaatgtgctgcgaatacatagaaagatagatcccgtatcatttagctacaatatagcgggtcagcaactggaagcagttaattccctaaattatctgggagtacgcattaggagtgatttaaaatggaatgatcatataaagttgatcgttggtaaagcagatgccagactgagattcattggaagaatcctaaggaaatgcaatccgaaaacaaaagaagtaggttacagtacacttgtttgcccactgcttgaatactgctcaccggtgtgggatccgtaccagataaggttgatagaagagatagagaagatccaactgagagcagcgtgcttcattacaggatcatttagtaatcgcgaaagagttacggagatgatagataaactccagtggaagactctgcatgagagatgctcagtagctcggtacgggcttttgttgaagtttcgagaacataccttcaccgaagagtcaaggagtatattgctccctcctacgtatatctcgcgaagagaccatgaggataaaatcagagagattagagcccacacagaagcataccgacaatccttctttccacgaacaatacgagactggaatagaagggagaaccgatagaggtactcaatgtaccatccgccacacaccgtcaggtggcttgcggagtatggatgtagatgtagatgtagacgttcttATCTGGATTGTTCTATTATCATTTAGCTCTCACATCCTTTCTTGTTCCGTTAGATctcatttcctttcatgtttcgACTGAACTTCAAAGAGACCATTTTATTCCATAGCTATGCACGTCAAGTCGCCATTATTCTGATGCAGTTTTAAACTGAAATTTTGTATCAATGTGTGTAAAAAGATTGTGCTATTTTGGTATCTATACTCTGCTTCAATTCTACATCAAAGTCACGAACGCCCTAATCCATTATGGTTCGTACAATATTATCCTTGTTAGCCACAAACTGTACTCAGTTAGAAGGCTGAAAATTACAACACTGGTTGTAGTTACTTATAAGATTCATACAAAAAAGACCAAGTTTGATCGAAACATACATACTGAAAGGCAGTTGTGATCTTTTTGCCCTGACACACAGTTCTGCCATACGAGTGGCTGGTTGGACTGTAAAATGCTTCAGGCTGAAACAATGTACACTGCCAGAAATTGCCACTGTTGCCGTGAATGTTGTCAAATTTTTATAACAAAATGCATATCCTGGGACAGCTTTATGTTGACAACACTGCAGTAACTGCCTTGCCCCACGTGATATATCACCTCTCTTCCAAATAAAGAGCCATTTTAGCAGATTACTCagtatatatacactgaagtgctaaagaaactggtataggcatgaatatTCATATACGgatatatataaacaggcagaatacggcgctgttttAAGCAACGCCTACGTAGGACAACAAgtatctggggcagttgttagatcggttactgctgttacagtggcaagttatcaagatttaagtgagtttgaacgtggtgttatagtcagcgcatgagagatggaacacagcatctctgagataacgatgaagtggggattttcccttatgaccatttcacgagcgtacggtgaatatcaggaatccggtaaaacatcaaatctctgacatcgtgcgaccggaaaaagatcctgcaagaatgggaccaacgacaactaaagagaatcgttcaatgtatcataagtgcaacccttccgcaaattgctgcagatttcagtgctgggccatcaacaagtgtcagcgtgtgaaacattgaatgaagcatcatcgatatgggcttttggagccaaaggtccacccatgtacccttgatgactgcacgagacaaagatTTACACcttacctgggcccgtcaacaatgtcattggattgctgatgactggaaacatgttgcctggtcggacaagcctcgtttcaaattgtatcgagcggatggatatgtacaggtatggagagagcttcatgaatccgtggaccctgcatgtcagcaggggacttttcaggttctacatctacatctacatttatactccgcaagccacccaaaggtgtgtggcggagggcattttacgtgccactgtcattacctccctttcctgttccagtcgcgtatggttcgcgggaagaacgactgtctgaaagcctccgtgcgcgctctaatctctctaattttacattcgtgatctcctcgggaggtataagtagggggaagcaatatattcgatacctcatccagaaacgcaccctctcgaaacctggcgagcaatctacaccgcgatgcagaccgcctctcttgcagagtctgccacttgagtttattaaacatctccgtaatgctatcacggttaccaaataaccctgtgagaaacgcgccgctcttctttggatcttctctatctcctccgtcaaaccgatctggtatggatcccaaactgatgagcaatactcaagtataggtcgaacgagagttttgtaagccacctcctttgttgatggactacattttctaagcactctcccaatgaatctcaacctggtacccgccttaccaacaattaattttatatgatcattccacttcaaatcgttctgcacgcatactcccagatattttacagaagtaactgctaccagtgtttgttccgctatcatataatcatacaataaaggatccttctttctatgtattcgcaatacattacatttgtctatgttaagggacagttgccactccctgcaccaagtgcctatccgctgcagatcttcctgcatttcactacaattttctaatgctgcaacttctctgtatactacagcatcatccgcgaaaagccgcatggaacttccgacactatctactaggtcatttatatatattgtgaaaagcaatggtcccataacactcccctgtggaacgccagaggttactttaacgtctgtagacgtctctccattgataacaacatgctgtgttctgtttgctaaaaactcttcaatttagccacacagctggtctgatattccgtaggctcttactttgtttatcaggcgacagtgcggaactgtatcgaacgccttccggaagtcaagaaaaatagcatctacctgggagcctgtatctaatattttctgggtctcatgaacaaataaagcgagttgggtctcacacgatcgctgtttccggaatccatgttgattcctacatagtagattctgggtttccagaaacgacatgatactcgagcaaaaaacatgttctaaaattctacaacagatcgacgtcagagatataggtctatagttttgcgcaactgctcgacgacccttcttgaagactgggactacctgtgctcttttccaatcatttggaaccttccgttcctctagagacttgcggtacacggctgtaagaaggggggcaagttctttcgcgtactctgtgtagaatggaattggtatcccgtcaggtccagtggactttcctctattgagtgattccagttacttttctattcctaggacatttatttcgatgtcagctattttttcgtttgtgcgaggatttagagaaggaattgcagtgcggtcttcctctgtgaaacagctttggaaaaaggtgtttagtatttcagctttacgcgtgtcatcctctttttcaatgccatcatcatcccggagtgtctggatatgctgtttcgatccacttactgatttaacgtaagaccagaacttcctaggattttctgttgtTGGAggatctgtaattgtgtggggtgtgtgcagttgaagtgatatgggacccctgatatgtctagatacgactctgacaaatgaCACCTACTTAAGCATTGTGTCTCATCACCTAcagccattcatgcccattgtgcatttcgatggacgtgggaaattccagcaggacaatgcgacgcaccacacgtccagaattgttacagagtggctccaggaccactcttctgagtttaaacacatccgttggccaccaaactccccagacatgaacattattgagcatatctgggatgctttgcaacatgctgttcagaagagatctccaccacctcgtactcttatggatttatacacagcccttcaggattcatgatgtcagttccctccagcactttttcagacattagtcaagtccatgtcatgtcatgttgcagcacttctgcatactcATCGGGGTCCTATACAATGGTTgtcaggagtaccagtttcttcagtgtatattggcagtgaatgggcattgatttaaatcactgGGGAAAGTTTACAATTTGTGCAAGTccaagattcgaacccaggtctcctggttgctaagcagatgctctgaccactgagccatccagacacagtagtCATCGAAACTGCATGGACAACTCTCGCACACCTCCTGCCAAACTCAAATTCTCAGCTTAACGACGCACTACCAATGTAGTGTCTCTTGCCCACTATTCTCATTATGCAAAGCATTTCGCTAATTACTGTAAGAGTTTGAACCTGGTTTGCATCTACACTGAAGATATCATTGGCAGTCCAAAATAATGGACACCACTCATACATAATTAAGGAAAGTACAGCCAATGATCTCTTCattgcagatgcacaccaggctcgaactcttacgggaatcagcaaaaCGACATGAGTAATTAGGATAAtaagcaaggggcactacattcatagtgtgtggataagttgagaatttggggtaGCCCACATAGATGTGACgatcactgtgtccagatggctcagtggtcagagcatATGCCAAGTAGAAGACCCAGGGATGAATCTTGGTCCAGGACAAATCTGCAACTTCCCCATTGATTCAAATCAATGCCCACTTGCAGCCATTGTCTGTAATACCTTTATGTCATACTCAGCATATAGTTTTTTTGCTGATCTATATCCTACAGATTCATGTAGCACATTATACacattcaaaaaaaattaatgCTGTCTGTGTCTCTTCCACAGATTTAAAGACAATCTACAATTCTATTTTGTTCTGTAAAAGACATAACTTCTAGATaccataattaaactgaaatggctATTTTTGTGGTTCTTGTTGAAGAGTACTGAGCTTAGTACCCTGCAGCAATTATGTATTATGCTTATTGTTCAAGCCATTCTTCGTTACAAAGAATTTCACATGACAGAATCATATACGTTGTAAGAAATCATGTACATTTAGTGGCATTTGTTTATTGATATTTTTGAATTTGGGTTAACAGCTGAAACATTACATGTAAAATTGCGAAATGTATAACATTACTAAAGATTTCAGGTCATGTGATAGACTCCATTCATTCTGAAGAAGTCGCTAAGATACACCTAATTAATCTTCAGAAGCTCTGCATCATGATTTTTTTGGTATCAATGATAATCAACACCTGAGAGTGAAGCACTGACTGTACATGATGGTTCTGATGACACATACTGTAAGAATTAATTTGATCTGACCTTGATTCTTGTATGTGGATGTGTACATATCATGGTCTGCACATAAAAAATAGAATATTGTATGATACTTGGTAGCCCTGGGGTGGTACTGAAATCAAGTGTTGTTAATAAGGAGACTGTTTCTCTTCATACCTTTATCCTGTTTGAGGATAAACTTTTAACGTAAATATCCGAGAATTTCTGTATTAATTGGAGTATGTACATTCTGACAGTTTTAATGGCTCAGCTACTTCCCACAAGTAAAGCTTCAGTACCCAGTGAAGTCCTCTATAAAAGTGCATTTTCAAGCATTGTAGTACAGAACTGGTAGTCATGTATATGTTGCTCTATGCACTGCATTTCAATCTTTACAACTGCATTTTTGGACAATTATTGCTCATTTGTGCCATAAGTAATGCACTAACCAAGAAAGCAAGATATTTAATTGAAATTGTTTTAAACATTACAGTATTCTTCCTGATTTTATTTTTCtagctttacttgtttaattttCCAGAATTCACTAAGTTTATAGGGACTATGAACATAAGGTACACACATCTGTAATACAACTAACAGACTGAAAGTAGGGGAAAGTGTTGTATCTTGGAATGCACTTCTAACTTTCACCTCTAGgcagccctgtaatagaagtttaatatatctTCTTATTCCATAATGAAATAATAGCATCCACATTTTgtatgctgcagtctttttctgaaattacaaaaattatccagaaaagtaagatttttccaaatgtgaaaaaatgttcgAAGGTATAAGTTGGTCATATGCTGTGGAATAAGTATTCTGTTGAATTTTAAAGGTAGGACAATTGAGGAAATCTTGCCAATACCGTATTTAATTGCCTATATGTTACATTATAACTCTAATAAATACCATTAGTCAATAAATAACATCGAATTAAGTGGAAGTATTAGCAAAATCTATTTACAAGTTTAATACATTGTAAATAGAAGCTGTTGTAAACTAACTCAAATTTTCATTTAGAATACAGTTGAAAGGTTtaagaacacaaagaaagtcaacTCATTTGCTCCATGGTAGaacttctgtaactgaagaattaatgaTGT
This portion of the Schistocerca serialis cubense isolate TAMUIC-IGC-003099 chromosome 3, iqSchSeri2.2, whole genome shotgun sequence genome encodes:
- the LOC126471323 gene encoding EH domain-containing protein 1-like, with amino-acid sequence MFIFRTSRDQDSEEVFENVLEGLQRIYTKKLLPLEQTYLFHEFHSPKLYESDFKAKPSVLLIGQYSTGKTSFVRYLLNDEYPGMRIGPEPTTDKFIVVMHGEKEGIIPGNALVMDPEKQFRPLSKFGNNFLNRFQCSMMNNEVLKSISIIDTPGILSGEMHHIDRGYDFTGVLEWFSERVDQIILLFDAHKLDISDEFKRAIEVLRIHTDKIRIVLNKADTVDHQQLMRVYGALMWSLGRIMHTPETARVYIGSFWDKPIRNDVHKRLFEDEEQDLFHEMQSLPRNAALWKLNELSRRARLAKVHAYIISTLHKEMPILYRKEAKKEHLIQHLDVIYKNIEHKYQISHGDFPELKKMQELLAEHDFSTFQPLKPELFETVEHMLQHDIPHLMEMIVQDEIQNNTEPEAQGGVFEISEEMNNDSSNKRKKKQPLTAATEKLKWSAEAKKEFGNPDLPDGVLGRIWKLSDIDSDGQLDSDEFSLAMHLLRNKVFQENLNQTPFSDGLDDKIEV